A region from the Cydia amplana chromosome 7, ilCydAmpl1.1, whole genome shotgun sequence genome encodes:
- the LOC134649901 gene encoding facilitated trehalose transporter Tret1-like isoform X1, producing MGIAFKQYWVMCGIILNLITIGYHLGYTTILLRDLKAPGSDIPLSLEAESWVVSAIAISSLLSGLMVAPTLQILGRKSAHISVVLPNLIACLILYFAQDITALVIARLASGFTFGSTIIVAAIIIGEYSSPEYRGVFLNAKSASYTLGVFLVHFVGIFYDWRMTALIGLIPSVLSLINTLSWSESPAWLAYRGRYEACEASFQQLRGDSCRAKEELLLLMETQRNRRLSKVKGKSKISSFRQNLSKLGKKDFVRPSLIVLFVFVILESSGRHSFSAYAVRFMSAFTTNDANTLYYVLAVDGVVCISGILSCLIVKLYRRRTILFTAGGLACVLLVSICVYLYLKAKGIAPEDNIWLPLTLLLTYHIVVSLGVAPIIMALLGEVYPLEHKGFGTVVSGVFFSLSVLVALKVTPALIKSMEVYGTFLVYSLCLAGSFVYLYICLPETEGKTLQEIEHHFNGVPLTLKNDTEDKLLNSK from the exons ATGGGAATTGCATTTAAACAG TATTGGGTGATGTGCGgtattattttgaatttaataacTATTGGATATCATCTGGGCTACACTACCATTCTTCTTCGGGATTTAAAGGCGCCTGGATCAGATATACCGCTGAGCTTAGAAGCAGAGTCATGGGTGG TGTCAGCGATAGCAATATCTTCTCTGCTATCGGGGTTGATGGTCGCGCCCACCCTACAAATACTTGGAAGAAAATCAGCTCACATATCAGTCGTTCTTCCAAACCTCATCGCGTGCCTGATCCTGTATTTTGCTCAGGACATTACGGCGCTCGTGATAGCCCGCTTGGCGTCTGGATTCACATTCGGGTCAACAATAATCGTTGCTGCCATCATCATCGGAGAATACTCGAGTCCTGAGTACAGAGGTGTATTCCTCAATGCAAAATCAGCAAGTTACACGTTAGGTGTATTTTTGGTGCATTTCGTTGGTATATTTTATGACTGGAGAATGACCGCCCTCATAGGACTGATACCCTCAGTGTTGTCTCTAATAAACACATTAAGTTGGTCAGAAAGTCCGGCATGGTTGGCTTATAGAGGAAGATATGAAGCCTGCGAGGCCTCGTTTCAACAGTTGAGAGGAGACAGCTGTAGGGCTAAAGAAGAATTGTTACTTTTAATGGAAACACAAAGGAATCGAAGATTGAGTAAAGTTAAAGGCAAATCTAAAATCAGTAGCTTTAGACAAAATCTGTCAAAGCTTGGCAAGAAAGATTTTGTAAGACCTTCATTGatagttttgtttgtttttgttattctGGAGTCCTCCGGTCGGCACTCGTTTTCAGCTTACGCTGTTCGATTTATGTCTGCCTTTACAACTAATGATGCTAATACTTTGTATTACGTCCTTGCTGTGGATGGTGTTGTTTGTATTTCTGGAATATTATCTTGCTTGATTGTGAAATTATATCGCCGTCGGACAATATTATTTACCGCTGGCGGGTTAGCGTGCGTTTTGTTAGTATCTATTTGtgtatatttgtatttaaaagcTAAAGGCATAGCTCCTGAAGATAACATCTGGTTGCCACTGACACTATTACTTACGTATCATATCGTTGTCAGCCTTGGTGTTGCGCCAATAATTATGGCTTTACTAGGTGAGGTATATCCTTTAGAGCATAAAGGTTTCGGGACTGTAGTTTCGGGAGTATTTTTCTCCTTATCGGTGTTAGTAGCATTGAAAGTGACACCTGCACTAATCAAGAGTATGGAAGTATATGGAACGTTTTTGGTGTATTCATTGTGCCTGGCGGGATCTTTTGTATACTTGTACATATGTTTGCCAGAAACAGAAGGAAAAACTCTGCAAGAAATAGAACATCATTTTAATGGTGTTCCACTTACGTTGAAAAATGATACCGAAGACAAGTTGTtaaacagtaaataa
- the LOC134649901 gene encoding facilitated trehalose transporter Tret1-like isoform X2: MVSAIAISSLLSGLMVAPTLQILGRKSAHISVVLPNLIACLILYFAQDITALVIARLASGFTFGSTIIVAAIIIGEYSSPEYRGVFLNAKSASYTLGVFLVHFVGIFYDWRMTALIGLIPSVLSLINTLSWSESPAWLAYRGRYEACEASFQQLRGDSCRAKEELLLLMETQRNRRLSKVKGKSKISSFRQNLSKLGKKDFVRPSLIVLFVFVILESSGRHSFSAYAVRFMSAFTTNDANTLYYVLAVDGVVCISGILSCLIVKLYRRRTILFTAGGLACVLLVSICVYLYLKAKGIAPEDNIWLPLTLLLTYHIVVSLGVAPIIMALLGEVYPLEHKGFGTVVSGVFFSLSVLVALKVTPALIKSMEVYGTFLVYSLCLAGSFVYLYICLPETEGKTLQEIEHHFNGVPLTLKNDTEDKLLNSK, from the exons ATGG TGTCAGCGATAGCAATATCTTCTCTGCTATCGGGGTTGATGGTCGCGCCCACCCTACAAATACTTGGAAGAAAATCAGCTCACATATCAGTCGTTCTTCCAAACCTCATCGCGTGCCTGATCCTGTATTTTGCTCAGGACATTACGGCGCTCGTGATAGCCCGCTTGGCGTCTGGATTCACATTCGGGTCAACAATAATCGTTGCTGCCATCATCATCGGAGAATACTCGAGTCCTGAGTACAGAGGTGTATTCCTCAATGCAAAATCAGCAAGTTACACGTTAGGTGTATTTTTGGTGCATTTCGTTGGTATATTTTATGACTGGAGAATGACCGCCCTCATAGGACTGATACCCTCAGTGTTGTCTCTAATAAACACATTAAGTTGGTCAGAAAGTCCGGCATGGTTGGCTTATAGAGGAAGATATGAAGCCTGCGAGGCCTCGTTTCAACAGTTGAGAGGAGACAGCTGTAGGGCTAAAGAAGAATTGTTACTTTTAATGGAAACACAAAGGAATCGAAGATTGAGTAAAGTTAAAGGCAAATCTAAAATCAGTAGCTTTAGACAAAATCTGTCAAAGCTTGGCAAGAAAGATTTTGTAAGACCTTCATTGatagttttgtttgtttttgttattctGGAGTCCTCCGGTCGGCACTCGTTTTCAGCTTACGCTGTTCGATTTATGTCTGCCTTTACAACTAATGATGCTAATACTTTGTATTACGTCCTTGCTGTGGATGGTGTTGTTTGTATTTCTGGAATATTATCTTGCTTGATTGTGAAATTATATCGCCGTCGGACAATATTATTTACCGCTGGCGGGTTAGCGTGCGTTTTGTTAGTATCTATTTGtgtatatttgtatttaaaagcTAAAGGCATAGCTCCTGAAGATAACATCTGGTTGCCACTGACACTATTACTTACGTATCATATCGTTGTCAGCCTTGGTGTTGCGCCAATAATTATGGCTTTACTAGGTGAGGTATATCCTTTAGAGCATAAAGGTTTCGGGACTGTAGTTTCGGGAGTATTTTTCTCCTTATCGGTGTTAGTAGCATTGAAAGTGACACCTGCACTAATCAAGAGTATGGAAGTATATGGAACGTTTTTGGTGTATTCATTGTGCCTGGCGGGATCTTTTGTATACTTGTACATATGTTTGCCAGAAACAGAAGGAAAAACTCTGCAAGAAATAGAACATCATTTTAATGGTGTTCCACTTACGTTGAAAAATGATACCGAAGACAAGTTGTtaaacagtaaataa